In Streptococcus gallolyticus subsp. gallolyticus DSM 16831, the sequence GGCTGGGAATTATGATTGGCTCAATCATTGCAGGTTTGATGTTAACAACGATTCTCAATATTGATGCTAACGTCAGTCTTGGTCTTAACATTGCCTTTGCCGTCTTATATAATAATTGTTATATCAATGATTTGCTAGCAAAAGGTTGGATGCCTGCTTCAGAAGTTGATGAAAAAATTTTAAATGATAAATTAAAATGAAAAATTTATTTTTTGTATTTTAAAGCGCACCCAGATGAGTGCGCTTTTA encodes:
- a CDS encoding DUF2628 domain-containing protein encodes the protein MTARLENTSGQIKEVKVGFSWTTLFFFFFVPLFRKDWKWLGIMIGSIIAGLMLTTILNIDANVSLGLNIAFAVLYNNCYINDLLAKGWMPASEVDEKILNDKLK